Proteins encoded within one genomic window of Ottowia sp. SB7-C50:
- a CDS encoding phasin family protein, whose translation MVSKLKTLSENKQLANTIKDSTQQIWLAGLGAFSKAQEEGGKVFDALVKEGETLQHKTRQLADDRIAAVAGRAADTWDRLEQVFEDRVARALGSLGVPSKKEIDTLSKRVADLTAAVQTLAQAQAKAPAPKRASAPKASAPAKAAKVVKTAPAKKAARKSA comes from the coding sequence ATGGTCAGCAAACTCAAGACGCTCTCTGAAAACAAGCAGCTAGCCAACACCATCAAGGACTCGACGCAGCAGATCTGGCTGGCCGGCCTGGGTGCGTTCTCCAAGGCGCAGGAAGAAGGCGGCAAGGTGTTCGACGCGCTGGTCAAGGAAGGCGAGACGCTGCAGCACAAGACGCGTCAGCTGGCCGACGACCGCATCGCCGCCGTGGCCGGCCGCGCAGCCGACACCTGGGATCGCCTGGAGCAGGTCTTCGAAGACCGCGTGGCGCGTGCGCTGGGCAGCCTGGGCGTGCCCAGCAAGAAGGAAATCGACACGCTGTCCAAGCGCGTCGCCGACCTGACCGCGGCGGTGCAGACCCTGGCCCAGGCGCAAGCGAAGGCACCGGCGCCCAAGCGGGCATCGGCGCCCAAAGCATCGGCCCCTGCCAAGGCCGCCAAGGTCGTCAAGACCGCACCGGCGAAAAAGGCCGCTCGCAAGAGCGCCTGA
- a CDS encoding patatin-like phospholipase family protein codes for MSKIGIALAGGGPLGGIYEVGACVALEEAVDGLDTTQADIYVGVSAGSFIAALLANGFGPRRLARILLGNERHLGFDPSRLLRPALGEYGRRLLSVPRLAAEGLLDYLSRPSKGFFESLQRLSRAIPAGVLDGAGIDGVLRQLFSANGHTNDFRQLRSRLFVIATDLDSSQAVVFGAPGRDDVPISTAVQASSALPGLFPPVEIGGRHYVDGALIKTLHASVALREGVDLLLCINPLVPFDATLAEQRDGVRHRLNDGGLPAVLGQTFRAIIRSRMRVGMERYRHEFKNADVVVFEPAQDDEVIFLANLFSYSDRARLCEHAYQRTRADLYRRRDELAPLLQRHGLKLNLDVLLDPSRTLLEPGQAQGPATIAASMVALEHALDDLQGRMRTGHAG; via the coding sequence TTGTCCAAGATCGGAATCGCCTTGGCCGGCGGAGGCCCGTTGGGCGGCATCTACGAAGTGGGTGCCTGCGTGGCCCTGGAAGAAGCGGTGGACGGCCTGGATACCACCCAGGCCGACATCTATGTGGGCGTCAGCGCGGGCAGCTTCATTGCCGCGCTGCTGGCCAATGGCTTCGGACCCCGGCGGCTTGCCCGCATCCTGCTGGGCAATGAGCGCCATCTCGGGTTTGATCCGAGCCGCCTGTTGCGGCCTGCGCTGGGTGAATACGGACGGCGACTTCTCTCCGTCCCACGGCTCGCTGCCGAAGGACTGCTCGACTACCTGAGTCGACCCTCCAAGGGCTTTTTCGAATCGCTGCAGCGCCTGTCGCGCGCCATTCCAGCCGGCGTGCTCGACGGCGCGGGCATTGACGGCGTGCTGCGTCAGCTGTTTTCGGCGAACGGTCACACCAACGATTTCCGGCAGCTGCGAAGTCGCCTGTTCGTGATCGCGACCGATCTGGATTCGAGCCAGGCCGTTGTGTTCGGCGCGCCCGGCCGCGACGACGTGCCCATTTCGACGGCGGTGCAGGCCAGCTCTGCATTGCCGGGCCTGTTTCCGCCCGTCGAAATCGGTGGACGCCACTATGTGGACGGTGCGCTGATCAAGACCCTGCACGCGTCAGTGGCCTTGCGCGAAGGGGTCGACCTGCTGTTGTGCATCAACCCGCTGGTGCCCTTTGACGCCACGCTGGCCGAGCAGCGCGACGGCGTACGCCACCGCCTCAACGACGGCGGGCTGCCAGCCGTGCTGGGGCAGACTTTCCGCGCCATCATCCGCTCGCGCATGCGGGTCGGCATGGAGCGCTATCGGCACGAATTCAAGAACGCCGACGTGGTGGTGTTCGAACCGGCGCAGGATGACGAGGTGATCTTCCTGGCTAACCTGTTCAGCTACAGCGACCGCGCACGGCTGTGCGAGCACGCCTACCAGCGCACGCGCGCCGACCTGTACCGCCGCCGTGACGAACTGGCGCCGCTGCTGCAGCGCCATGGGCTGAAGCTGAATCTGGACGTGTTGCTTGACCCGAGCCGCACCTTGCTGGAGCCGGGCCAGGCGCAAGGGCCGGCGACCATCGCGGCCAGCATGGTGGCGCTGGAACACGCACTGGACGATTTGCAGGGCCGCATGCGCACGGGGCACGCTGGCTGA
- a CDS encoding TetR/AcrR family transcriptional regulator produces MAKPKRRTPERILETALRLFNDFGEPNVTTAAIADEMNISPGNLYYHYRNKDEIVEALFVRYEREIDGLLTLRDTAPREVEDVWFFMHLLFETIWKYRFVYRDINDLLMRNRLVETHFQRILAHKQQTAVSLCNGLAAAGALDATPDEIAALAVNITLVTTFWLSFEQARHPRRPPDMGLGVHQALSLAAPWMREPARRLLERLSHAYIHPPSRGDTT; encoded by the coding sequence ATGGCCAAACCCAAGCGTCGCACCCCCGAGCGCATTCTGGAAACCGCGCTGCGTCTGTTCAATGACTTCGGCGAGCCGAACGTGACGACGGCCGCGATTGCCGACGAGATGAACATCAGTCCCGGCAATCTGTACTACCACTACCGCAACAAGGACGAGATCGTCGAAGCCCTGTTCGTGCGTTACGAACGCGAGATCGACGGCTTGCTGACCTTGCGCGACACGGCGCCGCGCGAGGTCGAGGACGTGTGGTTTTTCATGCACCTGTTGTTCGAGACGATCTGGAAATACCGCTTTGTCTACCGCGACATCAACGACCTGCTGATGCGCAACCGCCTGGTCGAAACGCATTTCCAGCGCATCCTGGCGCACAAGCAACAAACGGCAGTATCGCTGTGCAACGGCCTGGCCGCGGCTGGGGCGCTGGATGCCACGCCGGACGAGATCGCCGCGCTGGCGGTCAACATCACGCTGGTCACCACGTTCTGGCTGTCGTTCGAGCAAGCGCGGCACCCGCGCAGGCCACCCGACATGGGGCTCGGCGTGCACCAGGCGCTGTCACTGGCCGCGCCGTGGATGCGCGAGCCTGCGCGGCGCCTGCTGGAAAGGTTGTCGCACGCCTACATTCATCCACCGTCGCGAGGAGACACAACATGA
- a CDS encoding wax ester/triacylglycerol synthase family O-acyltransferase yields the protein MTLARKMSPVDTAWLRMDRPTNLMQILGVMLFDGELDLARLRRVVQERMLTHARFRQRVRHEATGYWWVDDPDFDLDNHVRRAALPGKADKAEMERFVAELASQPLNRERPLWEIHIVDTRMGGHALVMRFHHCIADGIALVNVIMSLADDGAPKEVATVAEPAHHSHDDMLWGLVWHPVSRAAELSLRATSALWSRYWSWVSNPLQALDYARTGTGLTAEAAKLLLMPKDSDTRFKGHTGLDKRVAWSDPISLPDVKAVGRVLDSSVNDLLLSSVAGALRAYLVERGDPTDNVEIRALVPVNLRKAADAGKLGNRFGMVTLELPAGVANPLARLYETRRRMRAMKHSYQPALTLSILGLAGMGPQLVQEQLLDFLANKATAVMTNVPGPQQALRIAGARLRQPFFWVPQSGSVGMGVSILSYNNQVQFGLITDRKLVPDPERIVHRFAEEFDKLLMLVLMEPWECLDDPDVVHAHTALYWDGKPPAVPERQRLARRSPARARAKSPAKGQESAR from the coding sequence ATGACCCTCGCACGAAAGATGTCGCCTGTCGATACCGCCTGGCTGCGTATGGACCGGCCCACCAACCTGATGCAGATCCTCGGGGTCATGCTGTTCGACGGCGAGCTGGACCTGGCCCGGTTGCGCCGGGTGGTGCAGGAACGCATGCTGACGCACGCGCGTTTTCGTCAGCGCGTGCGTCACGAGGCCACCGGCTACTGGTGGGTGGACGACCCCGACTTCGACCTCGACAACCACGTGCGCCGTGCAGCGTTGCCGGGCAAGGCCGACAAGGCGGAGATGGAGCGCTTCGTCGCCGAACTGGCCAGCCAGCCGCTGAACCGGGAGCGGCCCTTGTGGGAAATTCACATCGTCGACACGCGCATGGGCGGCCACGCGCTGGTGATGCGCTTTCATCACTGCATCGCCGACGGCATCGCGCTGGTCAACGTGATCATGTCGCTGGCCGACGATGGGGCGCCGAAGGAAGTTGCGACCGTGGCAGAGCCCGCTCACCACAGCCACGACGACATGCTGTGGGGCCTGGTGTGGCACCCGGTCTCGCGCGCTGCGGAGCTGTCGCTGCGCGCCACCAGCGCTTTGTGGAGCCGTTACTGGAGCTGGGTATCCAACCCGCTGCAGGCGCTTGACTACGCGCGCACCGGCACCGGGTTGACGGCCGAGGCCGCCAAGCTGCTGCTGATGCCCAAGGACTCGGACACGCGGTTCAAGGGCCACACCGGCCTGGACAAGCGCGTGGCGTGGTCCGATCCGATCAGCCTGCCCGACGTCAAGGCCGTCGGCCGCGTGCTTGACAGTTCGGTCAACGACCTGCTGCTGTCGTCGGTGGCGGGTGCGCTGCGCGCCTATCTCGTCGAGCGCGGCGACCCGACCGACAACGTGGAAATTCGCGCGCTGGTACCGGTCAACCTGCGAAAGGCCGCCGACGCCGGGAAGCTGGGCAACCGCTTCGGCATGGTGACGCTGGAACTGCCGGCCGGCGTGGCCAACCCGCTGGCGCGCCTGTACGAGACGCGGCGGCGCATGCGGGCGATGAAGCACTCGTACCAGCCAGCGCTCACGCTGTCCATCCTCGGCCTGGCCGGCATGGGGCCGCAACTGGTGCAGGAGCAGTTGCTGGACTTCCTGGCGAACAAGGCCACCGCCGTCATGACCAACGTGCCCGGCCCACAGCAGGCGCTGCGCATCGCCGGCGCGCGGCTGCGCCAGCCGTTCTTCTGGGTGCCGCAATCGGGCAGCGTGGGCATGGGCGTGTCGATCCTGTCGTACAACAACCAGGTGCAGTTCGGCCTGATCACCGACCGCAAGCTGGTGCCCGATCCCGAGCGCATCGTGCACCGCTTCGCCGAGGAATTCGACAAGCTGCTGATGCTGGTGCTGATGGAGCCGTGGGAATGCCTGGACGACCCGGACGTGGTGCACGCCCACACCGCACTCTACTGGGACGGCAAGCCGCCAGCCGTGCCCGAGCGCCAACGCTTGGCACGGCGCAGCCCGGCGCGGGCGCGGGCGAAAAGCCCGGCCAAAGGCCAGGAGTCTGCGCGGTAG
- a CDS encoding polyhydroxyalkanoic acid system family protein: MSEITITRMHTLPPRKAKVAAQSVADDLQSRFGLQHAWDDDGTLAFHRPGLSGRLTLGRRQVTVQIRLGLVFSPLKSILERQIHDYFDQRFAPRTS, encoded by the coding sequence ATGAGCGAGATCACGATCACGCGCATGCACACCCTGCCCCCTCGCAAGGCCAAGGTCGCCGCCCAATCGGTGGCCGACGACCTGCAGTCGCGGTTTGGCCTGCAGCACGCGTGGGACGACGACGGCACGCTGGCTTTCCACCGGCCCGGGCTGTCCGGCCGGTTGACGCTGGGGCGCCGGCAGGTCACCGTGCAGATTCGCCTGGGCTTGGTTTTCTCGCCGCTCAAGTCCATACTCGAACGGCAAATTCACGACTACTTCGACCAGCGTTTCGCCCCTCGCACCTCCTGA
- a CDS encoding 3-oxoacid CoA-transferase subunit A has translation MIDKIAASVAEALADVQDGATVLIGGFGTAGTPGELIEGLIAQGARDLTLVCNNAGNGEHGIAALIKAGRVRKIICSFPRQADSHVFDAAYRSGKIELELVPQGNLAERMRAAGAGIGAFFTPTGFGTELALNPDGSAKETRRIDGRDYVLEHPIHGDVALVKAERGDRWGNLTYRMAARNFGPVVAMAARFTVASVHEVVELGQLDPEAVVTPGIFVSRVVRVPRTATAAGGFKNPA, from the coding sequence ATGATCGACAAGATCGCCGCCTCCGTGGCCGAGGCGCTGGCCGATGTGCAGGACGGCGCCACGGTGCTGATCGGCGGCTTTGGCACGGCCGGCACGCCGGGCGAGCTGATCGAGGGGCTGATCGCGCAGGGCGCGCGCGACCTGACCCTGGTGTGCAACAACGCCGGCAATGGCGAACACGGCATCGCCGCACTGATCAAGGCCGGGCGCGTGCGCAAGATCATCTGCAGCTTTCCGCGCCAGGCCGACAGCCACGTGTTCGACGCCGCCTACCGCAGCGGCAAGATCGAACTGGAACTGGTGCCGCAAGGCAACCTGGCCGAACGCATGCGCGCGGCGGGTGCGGGCATCGGCGCCTTCTTCACGCCCACCGGCTTCGGCACCGAACTGGCGCTGAACCCCGACGGCAGCGCCAAGGAAACGCGCCGCATCGATGGCCGCGACTACGTGCTCGAACACCCCATCCACGGCGACGTGGCGCTGGTGAAGGCCGAGCGCGGCGACCGCTGGGGCAACCTGACCTACCGCATGGCGGCACGCAACTTCGGGCCCGTGGTGGCCATGGCGGCGCGCTTCACGGTGGCCAGCGTGCATGAGGTGGTCGAACTCGGGCAGCTGGACCCCGAGGCCGTCGTCACGCCTGGCATCTTTGTCAGCCGCGTGGTGCGGGTGCCGCGCACCGCCACCGCCGCGGGCGGCTTCAAGAACCCGGCCTGA
- a CDS encoding 3-oxoacid CoA-transferase subunit B — translation MSSYQRRSKDDLARRVAQDIPDGSYVNLGIGQPTLVANHIPAGREVILHSENGILGMGPAPAPGLEDYDLINAGKQPVTLLPGGAFFHHADSFGMMRGGHLDVCVLGAFQVSAQGDLANWSTGEPGAIPAVGGAMDLAVGARQTWVMMDLLTRDGQSKLVARCSYPLTGLACVKRVYTDLATFECTADGLVLVDAVDGLSHAELERLTGLPIAQKP, via the coding sequence GTGAGCAGCTATCAAAGACGAAGCAAGGACGACCTCGCCCGGCGCGTGGCGCAGGACATTCCCGATGGCTCGTACGTCAACCTCGGCATCGGGCAACCCACACTGGTCGCCAACCACATTCCCGCCGGGCGCGAGGTCATCCTGCACAGCGAGAACGGCATCCTGGGCATGGGCCCGGCGCCGGCGCCGGGGCTTGAGGACTACGACCTCATCAACGCCGGCAAGCAGCCCGTCACGCTGCTGCCGGGCGGCGCGTTCTTTCACCACGCCGACAGCTTCGGCATGATGCGCGGCGGGCATCTGGACGTGTGCGTGCTGGGGGCCTTCCAGGTCTCGGCCCAGGGCGACCTGGCCAACTGGAGCACCGGCGAGCCCGGCGCCATTCCCGCCGTGGGCGGCGCCATGGACCTGGCCGTGGGTGCGCGGCAAACCTGGGTGATGATGGATCTGCTGACCCGCGACGGCCAGTCGAAGCTGGTGGCGCGCTGCAGCTACCCGCTCACCGGGCTGGCGTGCGTCAAGCGCGTGTACACCGACCTGGCCACCTTCGAATGCACGGCCGACGGGCTGGTGCTGGTGGATGCGGTCGATGGGCTGTCGCACGCCGAACTGGAGCGTCTGACTGGCCTCCCGATCGCGCAGAAGCCATAG
- the pcaF gene encoding 3-oxoadipyl-CoA thiolase, with protein sequence MRQAFIVDAIRTPIGRYGGALSSVRTDDLGAIPLKALMARNPNVDWAAVTDVIYGCANQAGEDNRNVAHMASLLAGLPVDVPGATINRLCGSGLDALGTAARAIKAEEATLMIAGGVESMSRAPFVMPKAESAFSRANAVYDTTIGWRFVNKLMKAQYGVDSMPETAENVATDYRIEREAQDKMALASQMKAVAAQKAGHLAREITPVTIPQKKGDAVVVDTDEHPRETSLEKLASLKGVVRPDGTVTAGNASGVNDGACALLLADEATAGKYGLTPKARVVGMATAGVPPRVMGIGPAPATEKVLALTGLKLDQIDVIELNEAFAAQGLAVLRMLGLKDDDARVNAWGGAIALGHPLGASGARLATTAVNRLHATGGKYALCTMCIGVGQGIALVLERV encoded by the coding sequence ATGAGACAAGCCTTCATCGTCGACGCCATCCGCACGCCCATCGGCCGCTACGGCGGCGCCTTGAGCAGCGTGCGCACCGATGACCTGGGCGCCATTCCGCTGAAGGCGCTGATGGCGCGCAACCCGAATGTCGACTGGGCGGCCGTCACCGACGTCATCTACGGCTGCGCCAACCAGGCGGGCGAAGACAACCGCAACGTCGCCCACATGGCCAGCCTGCTGGCGGGCCTGCCGGTGGACGTACCGGGCGCCACCATCAACCGCCTGTGCGGCTCGGGCCTGGATGCGCTTGGCACGGCAGCCCGCGCCATCAAAGCCGAGGAAGCTACATTGATGATAGCGGGTGGGGTCGAGAGCATGAGCCGCGCGCCCTTCGTCATGCCCAAGGCCGAAAGCGCCTTCAGCCGCGCCAACGCGGTGTACGACACCACCATCGGCTGGCGCTTCGTCAACAAGCTGATGAAGGCGCAGTACGGCGTCGATTCGATGCCCGAGACGGCCGAGAACGTGGCCACCGACTACAGGATCGAGCGCGAGGCGCAGGACAAGATGGCCCTGGCCAGCCAGATGAAGGCTGTCGCCGCGCAGAAAGCCGGCCACCTGGCGCGCGAGATCACGCCCGTCACCATCCCGCAGAAAAAGGGCGACGCCGTGGTGGTCGACACCGACGAGCACCCGCGCGAGACCAGCCTGGAAAAGCTGGCCTCGCTGAAAGGCGTGGTGCGCCCCGACGGCACCGTGACGGCTGGCAACGCCAGCGGCGTCAACGATGGCGCGTGCGCGCTGCTGCTGGCCGACGAAGCCACCGCTGGCAAATACGGCCTGACGCCGAAAGCGCGCGTGGTCGGCATGGCCACCGCCGGCGTGCCCCCGCGCGTCATGGGCATCGGCCCCGCGCCGGCCACCGAGAAGGTGCTGGCGCTCACGGGCCTCAAGCTCGACCAGATCGACGTTATCGAACTCAACGAAGCCTTTGCCGCCCAAGGCCTGGCCGTGCTGCGCATGCTGGGCCTGAAGGACGACGACGCCCGCGTCAACGCCTGGGGCGGCGCGATTGCGCTGGGCCACCCGCTGGGCGCCTCGGGTGCGCGGTTGGCGACCACGGCGGTCAATCGACTGCACGCCACGGGTGGCAAGTACGCGCTGTGCACCATGTGCATCGGGGTGGGGCAGGGGATTGCGCTGGTATTGGAGCGGGTGTAG
- a CDS encoding type II toxin-antitoxin system RelE/ParE family toxin produces the protein MDDLRAFPLSARREAGHQIDQVQNGGEPDDWKPMKTVGPGVREIRIRHEAGACRVIYVAKFADTVYVLHCFQKKTEKTSKADLDLAAKRYRDLLQELSP, from the coding sequence TTGGACGATCTCCGCGCCTTTCCGCTGTCGGCGAGGCGCGAGGCGGGCCATCAGATCGATCAGGTTCAGAACGGCGGCGAGCCGGATGACTGGAAGCCCATGAAGACCGTGGGTCCGGGCGTGCGGGAAATCCGGATTCGGCATGAGGCAGGCGCTTGTCGTGTCATCTATGTGGCCAAGTTCGCCGATACCGTTTACGTGCTGCATTGTTTCCAGAAGAAAACCGAGAAGACGAGCAAAGCCGACCTGGATTTGGCTGCCAAGCGTTATCGTGATTTGCTGCAGGAGCTGAGCCCATGA
- a CDS encoding helix-turn-helix domain-containing protein encodes MNRQRFTSVWDAIEDTPEAAENMRLRSVLMTALKSHLARTEMSQAQAARLLGVTQPRVSDLMRGKINLFALDALVNMAAAAGLHIEMRVTEAT; translated from the coding sequence ATGAACCGTCAACGATTCACCAGCGTCTGGGACGCCATCGAGGACACACCAGAGGCGGCAGAAAACATGAGGCTGCGCTCGGTCTTGATGACGGCCTTGAAGAGTCATCTGGCACGCACCGAAATGAGTCAGGCGCAAGCCGCCAGGCTGCTCGGCGTGACGCAGCCGCGCGTGTCCGATCTCATGCGCGGCAAGATCAACCTGTTCGCCCTCGACGCCCTGGTGAACATGGCCGCGGCGGCTGGCCTGCATATCGAAATGCGGGTGACCGAAGCCACCTGA
- a CDS encoding bestrophin family protein, which produces MIIRPRPNWLRMLFVLRGSVLPRIVPQIALATGFAILVTVLHGRVFEWKVPLNFVPFSLIGLTLAIFLGFRNSTSYARYWEGRTLWGQLLNESRSLTRQALTLVAAPPATRRELATLLMAFVHALRHQLRGTDAAADLARLLPAEACARLAPARYKPAMLLLMAGEWIGARCRDGSLQPVLVPALEAPLNRLTEALGGCERIHSTPIPFTYAVIIHRTIYAYCVLLPFGLVDAIGPMTPVIVAFIAYTFFALDELGAEIEEPFGDSANDLALNALSNGIEATLREMLGETLPPAQPTAVDYIET; this is translated from the coding sequence ATGATCATCCGCCCCCGCCCCAACTGGCTGCGCATGCTGTTCGTGCTGCGCGGCTCGGTGCTGCCGCGCATCGTGCCGCAGATTGCGCTGGCCACGGGCTTTGCGATTCTGGTGACGGTGCTGCACGGGCGGGTGTTCGAATGGAAGGTGCCGCTCAACTTTGTGCCGTTCTCGCTGATCGGCCTGACGCTGGCGATCTTTCTGGGCTTTCGCAACAGCACCAGCTATGCGCGCTACTGGGAAGGGCGCACGCTGTGGGGTCAGTTGCTGAACGAGAGTCGCTCGCTCACGCGCCAGGCGCTGACGCTGGTGGCCGCGCCGCCTGCAACGCGGCGCGAACTCGCCACGCTGCTGATGGCCTTTGTGCACGCGCTGCGCCACCAGCTTCGCGGCACCGACGCGGCGGCCGATCTGGCGCGGCTGCTGCCGGCCGAGGCGTGCGCGCGGCTGGCGCCGGCGCGCTACAAGCCGGCGATGCTGCTGTTGATGGCCGGCGAATGGATCGGCGCGCGCTGCCGCGACGGCAGCCTGCAGCCGGTGCTGGTGCCGGCGCTGGAAGCGCCGCTGAACCGCTTGACCGAAGCGCTGGGCGGCTGCGAACGCATCCACAGCACACCAATTCCGTTCACCTACGCGGTCATCATCCACCGCACCATCTACGCCTATTGCGTGCTGCTGCCGTTCGGCCTGGTGGACGCCATCGGCCCGATGACGCCGGTGATCGTGGCCTTCATCGCCTATACCTTCTTCGCGCTGGACGAACTGGGCGCCGAGATCGAGGAGCCGTTTGGCGACTCGGCCAACGACCTGGCGCTGAACGCGCTGTCGAACGGCATCGAGGCCACGCTGCGCGAGATGCTGGGCGAAACGCTGCCGCCAGCGCAGCCGACGGCGGTGGATTACATCGAGACGTGA
- a CDS encoding trimeric intracellular cation channel family protein, whose translation MDWLPSLPPAWGDWLRTVLESAATLAFALSGVVEAKRKRLDAVGVCVVAFAAAFGGGTLRDLLLDQRPFFWVRHIEFLWALLALCLLAMLFMRQQHVEPTERAILWPDALGLGLFTAVGVDLALALGQPALVAVLMGVITSVFGGVLRDILVNEVPRALNDHRPYALWAFVGGWVYIVLLRAGLPPWLPLTATVVFTAGLRLVSVWRNWQVPGWGR comes from the coding sequence ATGGACTGGCTCCCTTCCCTGCCGCCCGCCTGGGGCGATTGGCTGCGCACCGTGCTCGAATCGGCGGCGACGCTGGCGTTCGCCCTGTCGGGCGTGGTCGAGGCCAAGCGCAAGCGGCTGGATGCCGTGGGCGTGTGCGTGGTGGCGTTTGCGGCGGCGTTTGGCGGCGGCACGCTGCGCGACCTGCTGCTGGACCAGCGGCCGTTCTTCTGGGTGCGGCACATTGAATTCTTGTGGGCGCTGCTGGCGCTGTGCCTGCTGGCCATGCTGTTCATGCGCCAGCAGCACGTGGAGCCGACCGAGCGCGCCATCCTGTGGCCCGACGCGCTGGGCCTGGGCTTGTTCACTGCCGTGGGGGTGGACCTGGCGCTGGCGCTGGGCCAGCCGGCGCTGGTGGCGGTGCTGATGGGCGTCATCACCAGCGTGTTTGGCGGCGTGCTGCGCGATATTCTGGTTAACGAGGTGCCGCGCGCCTTGAACGACCACCGGCCCTACGCGCTGTGGGCCTTTGTCGGCGGCTGGGTCTACATCGTGCTGCTGCGCGCCGGCCTGCCGCCCTGGCTGCCGCTGACCGCGACGGTGGTCTTCACGGCGGGCCTGCGGCTGGTGTCGGTATGGCGCAACTGGCAGGTGCCCGGCTGGGGGCGGTGA
- a CDS encoding sulfite exporter TauE/SafE family protein — MIPITDWHFYAVAVPAVLLLGISKSGFGAGFGSLAVPLMAMVVTVPQAAAILMPVLLVMDLLGIAAFRKDFDRALLRFLLPWGLLGIVIGTLSFRLLQPRWVAGIVGVFTLLFLAQRLLFPPRADQPAPPRWAGALLSATSGFTSFVAHAGGPPINAYAIPLRLTPVRFTGTMAFYFFAINLAKWVPYGWLGLLDWRNLATSLVLLPLAPLGVWTGVRIARRIDQKLFYRFIYVGMLLTGIKLVWDGFS, encoded by the coding sequence ATGATCCCCATCACCGACTGGCATTTCTACGCCGTGGCCGTGCCGGCCGTGCTGCTGCTGGGCATCAGCAAGAGCGGCTTTGGCGCGGGTTTCGGCTCGCTGGCGGTACCGCTGATGGCCATGGTGGTCACCGTGCCGCAGGCCGCGGCCATCCTGATGCCGGTGCTGCTGGTGATGGACCTGCTGGGCATCGCCGCCTTCCGCAAGGATTTCGACCGCGCGTTGCTCAGGTTTCTGCTGCCCTGGGGCTTGCTGGGCATCGTCATCGGCACGCTGTCGTTCAGGCTGCTGCAGCCGCGCTGGGTGGCGGGCATCGTGGGTGTGTTCACGCTGCTGTTTCTGGCGCAGCGGCTGTTGTTTCCGCCCCGGGCCGACCAGCCGGCGCCGCCGCGCTGGGCCGGCGCGCTGCTGTCGGCCACGTCGGGCTTTACCAGCTTCGTGGCCCACGCGGGCGGCCCGCCCATCAACGCTTACGCCATTCCGCTGCGGCTGACGCCGGTGCGTTTCACCGGGACGATGGCGTTCTATTTCTTCGCCATCAACCTGGCCAAGTGGGTGCCGTACGGCTGGCTCGGCCTGCTGGACTGGCGCAACCTGGCGACGTCGCTGGTGCTGCTGCCGCTGGCGCCGCTGGGCGTGTGGACCGGTGTGCGCATCGCCCGCCGCATTGACCAGAAGCTGTTCTACCGCTTCATCTACGTGGGCATGCTGCTGACGGGGATCAAGCTGGTGTGGGATGGCTTTTCGTAG
- a CDS encoding NAD(P)H-dependent oxidoreductase: MLDAVRGQPGVLVNDLYASYPDYDIDVEREQARLAAARLVVLQFPVHWYAVPPLLKLWLDDVLTLGWAYGRAGVALRGKDLWVVASTGGPQEAYAPGGYNRHPIDDYLLPLHQVARLCGMRWLPPLVLHGANGVTQDRIAQHATQVAEHLRTWPSWAMAAAVDRAEIPASDRPAAQAQTAQ; this comes from the coding sequence GTGCTGGACGCGGTGCGCGGCCAACCGGGCGTGCTCGTCAACGACCTGTACGCCAGCTACCCTGACTACGACATCGACGTCGAGCGCGAACAGGCCCGGCTGGCCGCCGCGCGGCTGGTGGTGCTGCAGTTTCCGGTGCACTGGTATGCGGTGCCACCGCTGCTCAAGCTGTGGCTGGACGACGTGCTGACGCTGGGCTGGGCCTACGGCCGCGCAGGCGTGGCGCTGCGGGGCAAGGACCTGTGGGTGGTGGCCAGCACCGGCGGCCCGCAGGAGGCGTATGCGCCGGGCGGCTACAACCGCCACCCCATCGACGACTACCTGCTGCCGCTGCACCAGGTGGCGCGCCTGTGCGGCATGCGCTGGCTGCCGCCGCTGGTGCTGCACGGCGCCAACGGCGTCACGCAGGACCGCATTGCCCAGCACGCCACGCAAGTGGCTGAACACCTGCGCACCTGGCCGTCGTGGGCCATGGCAGCGGCCGTCGACCGCGCCGAGATTCCTGCGTCCGACAGGCCGGCAGCGCAAGCCCAGACTGCGCAATAA